A single Pangasianodon hypophthalmus isolate fPanHyp1 chromosome 27, fPanHyp1.pri, whole genome shotgun sequence DNA region contains:
- the fbxw2 gene encoding F-box/WD repeat-containing protein 2, with protein sequence MEKEAFEGWLESVSTSFLALNDLQRNQLLDHLISLSGAVQLRHLSNGLEALLKRDFLRLLPLELAFYLLRWLDPQTLLTCCLVCKQWNKVVNACTEVWQGVCRDLGWRIDDSIQDAGHWKRVYLKAKRRMKQLQEEDAFETSSLIGHSARVYALYYKDGLLCTGSDDLSAKLWDVRTGQCIYGIQTHTCATVKFDEQKLVTGSFDNTIACWEWSTGAKIQQFRGHTGAVFSVDYNDELDTLVSGSADFTVKVWALSAGACLNTLTGHTEWVTKVLLQKSQVESMMHSPGDYILLSADKYVIKVWPIGREINCKCLKTLSVSEDRSVCLQPRLQFDGRYIVCSSDLGVYQWDFASFDVLRIIKPQQDPASPSLLSFGEVFALLFDNHHLYVMDLRTEAITGRWPLPAYRKSKRGSSFLPGITSWLNGFDGKNDAGLVFATSMPDHSIHLVLWKENG encoded by the exons ATGGAGAAGGAGGCCTTCGAGGGATGGCTGGAGTCGGTCTCCACCTCCTTCTTGGCACTGAATGACCTGCAGCGCAATCAGCTGCTGGACCACCTGATCTCTCTGAGTGGCGCTGTTCAACTCCGGCACCTTTCCAATGGACTGGAGGCACTGCTGAAGCGTGACTTCCTGCGCCTCCTACCCCTGGAGCTGGCCTTCTACCTGCTGCGCTGGCTTGACCCTCAGACGCTGCTCACTTGCTGCCTGGTGTGCAAGCAGTGGAACAAAGTAGTCAACGCCTGCACCGAAGTGTGGCAAGGTGTGTGCAGAGACCTGGGCTGGCGAATCGATGACTCCATCCAGGATGCTGGCCACTGGAAACGCGTCTACCTTAAGGCCAAGCGTCGCATGAAACAGCTGCAAGAGGAGGACGCATTTGAGACAAGCTCCTTGATTGGGCACAGCGCTCGGGTGTATGCCTTATACTACAAGGATGGCCTCCTCTGCACAG GCTCTGATGACCTGTCAGCCAAGCTGTGGGATGTCCGCACTGGTCAGTGTATCTATGGCATCcagacacacacctgtgctaCTGTGAAGTTTGATGAGCAAAAACTAGTGACCGGGTCTTTTGACAACACCATTGCATGCTGGGAGTGGAGTACAGGCGCCAAAATCCAGCAGTTCCGTGGACACACTGGTGCAG tgttCAGCGTAGACTACAATGATGAGCTGGACACGCTGGTCAGTGGTTCTGCAGACTTTACTGTCAAAGTGTGGGCTCTGTCAGCCGGAGCATGTCTCAACACACTCACCGGGCACACGGAGTGGGTCACTAAG GTACTCCTTCAGAAAAGCCAAGTGGAGTCCATGATGCACAGTCCTGGCGACTACATCTTACTGAGTGCTGATAAATATGTAATCAAG GTGTGGCCTATAGGGCGAGAGATCAACTGTAAGTGCTTAAAGACTCTGTCCGTGTCTGAGGATCgcagtgtgtgtctgcagcCCCGTCTACAGTTCGATGGCCGCTACATTGTCTGCAGCTCGGACCTGGGCGTCTACCAGTGGGACTTTGCCAGCTTTGATGTGCTAAG AATTATCAAACCACAGCAAGACCCAGCTAGTCCCTCCCTTCTCAGCTTTGGTGAGGTGTTCGCTCTACTGTTTGACAACCACCACTTGTATGTAATGGACCTGAGGACTGAAGCCATCACAGGCCGCTGGCCGCTGCCAGCCTACCGCAAATCCAAAAGAggctccagtttccttccaggCATCACCTCATGGCTCAACGGCTTTGACGGCAAGAACGATGCAGGCCTGGTGTTCGCCACCAGCATGCCGGACCATAGCATTCATTTGGTTCTGTGGAAGGAGAACGGCTAA
- the gas1b gene encoding growth arrest-specific protein 1b → MPSSTCVHTSILPVWIWTAGLTLVCLDALATASPAHGHRLICWQAIMKCQSEPACHYAYTQYTRACGPVINGHKKKCPSHCISSIVQLNLTDNGPGLEHCECATDTVCVNAKRRIEPCMPRISRTGCTEARRACEGDADCSAAMRDYLFHCRELFGGERCSDQCRRVIQRMRTVPKARLLDTCECDGAERTICEHVKISMMSLCSDAPEPRDAGSGFSDDEDELDSDYATEDYEDEDSAGGVSRAHTGLIMTSTFLAVTLLQ, encoded by the coding sequence ATGCCCAGCAGTACCTGTGTGCACACGTCCATCCTCCCGGTGTGGATCTGGACTGCTGGTTTAACGCTGGTGTGTTTGGACGCTTTGGCCACTGCGTCCCCAGCTCACGGTCACCGTCTGATCTGCTGGCAGGCCATTATGAAATGCCAGTCAGAACCCGCGTGCCATTACGCGTACACGCAGTACACGCGCGCGTGCGGACCCGTCATTAACGGACACAAGAAGAAGTGCCCGAGCCACTGCATCTCATCCATCGTGCAGCTCAATCTGACCGACAACGGCCCAGGGCTGGAGCACTGCGAGTGCGCCACGGACACGGTGTGCGTAAACGCCAAGCGCCGCATTGAGCCGTGCATGCCGCGGATCAGCCGCACGGGCTGCACAGAAGCGCGGCGCGCGTGCGAGGGCGACGCGGACTGCAGCGCAGCCATGCGGGACTACCTGTTCCACTGCCGCGAGCTGTTCGGCGGAGAACGCTGCTCGGATCAGTGTCGGCGAGTTATCCAGCGCATGCGCACCGTGCCCAAGGCACGCCTGTTGGACACGTGCGAGTGCGATGGCGCTGAGAGGACCATCTGCGAGCACGTTAAGATCAGCATGATGAGCTTGTGCTCCGACGCGCCTGAGCCCCGCGACGCGGGCAGCGGCTTTTCAGACGACGAGGACGAGCTGGACAGTGACTATGCCACGGAGGATTATGAGGACGAGGACAGCGCGGGTGGAGTGTCCAGGGCGCACACAGGTTTGATAATGACCTCCACCTTTTTAGCCGTTACACTTCTTCAGTGA